In Sphingomonas sp. R1, a single genomic region encodes these proteins:
- a CDS encoding sulfite exporter TauE/SafE family protein codes for MDWLVPLLGLLAAGLAAGFAGGVFGIGGGFVVVPALLVMLPLLGGEHGQYAHVAIGTSAATIIITSIRSVMSHHKRGSVDFEILKTWAPWVVLGDGIGVLLASHVDGRVLTLVFASGVLLMSINFLVPRLGNKVISDQMPIGVTRVAIAGGLGTFSSLLGIGGGTIAIMVMTLCGRSIHRAVGTASGIGTLIAIPSAIGFAIIGLREPGLPWGSLGFVNLPATIAIASMSILTAPLGVAAAHSLQPAMLKRVFGIYLIVISLLMFHNALKF; via the coding sequence ATGGACTGGCTGGTCCCGCTGCTGGGTCTGCTGGCCGCCGGGCTCGCTGCCGGTTTCGCCGGCGGCGTGTTCGGCATTGGCGGCGGCTTCGTCGTCGTGCCGGCCCTGCTCGTCATGCTGCCGCTGCTCGGCGGGGAGCATGGCCAATATGCCCATGTCGCGATCGGCACCTCTGCCGCGACAATCATCATCACCTCGATCCGATCGGTCATGAGCCACCACAAGCGGGGGTCGGTGGATTTCGAGATCCTCAAGACCTGGGCGCCCTGGGTGGTGCTGGGCGACGGCATCGGCGTGCTTCTCGCCAGCCATGTCGACGGGCGCGTGCTCACCTTGGTGTTCGCCAGCGGCGTGCTGCTGATGTCGATCAATTTCCTGGTGCCGCGCCTGGGCAACAAGGTGATCAGCGATCAGATGCCGATAGGCGTCACCCGCGTCGCAATCGCCGGGGGGCTCGGCACCTTTTCCTCGCTGCTCGGCATCGGCGGGGGCACGATCGCGATCATGGTGATGACGCTGTGCGGCCGATCGATCCACCGCGCGGTGGGCACCGCCAGCGGCATCGGCACGCTGATCGCCATTCCCAGCGCGATCGGCTTCGCCATCATCGGCCTGCGCGAGCCGGGACTGCCCTGGGGCTCGCTCGGCTTCGTCAACCTGCCCGCCACCATCGCCATCGCCTCGATGTCGATCCTCACTGCGCCGCTCGGCGTCGCGGCGGCGCACTCACTCCAGCCGGCGATGCTGAAGCGGGTGTTCGGCATCTACCTCATCGTCATTTCGCTTCTGATGTTCCACAATGCGCTCAAGTTCTGA
- a CDS encoding pyridoxal phosphate-dependent aminotransferase has translation MTLLEKLKTPEIAEDLHDRGYSRRDLGRIAALLGGTVAIGRAAPALAQQSARAVVGAVRIGSNECWTGPLPAGAAAAMKIVTEGNRYEPNNEHEKLFAAVSAVEGLPATHIRAWPGSSDPLNRVAVTFASPSRGIVTADPTYEQIWRTGAWLGAKVTKVPLGPNYQHDVKAMLAADPNAGLYYVCSPNNPTGTLTPIEDIVWLAENKPKDAVLVVDEAYIHFAGTANAAKLVASRSDVLVMRTFSKLFGMAGMRLGLTFAAPTLHEKMMRYDGFQVSNMLPMTAVACGTASLPLAAEIKARRDEMVAVREKTIAHIESRGLKVLPGSHANMFMVDWKAKTPKQMMDAFLAQNVQIGRAWSAYPTMSRVTVGSADDMAKFRIALDKILMA, from the coding sequence ATGACCTTGCTCGAAAAACTCAAGACCCCCGAAATCGCCGAGGACCTGCACGATCGCGGCTATTCGCGCCGCGACCTGGGGAGGATCGCCGCACTGCTCGGCGGCACCGTGGCGATCGGCCGTGCCGCCCCGGCCCTCGCCCAGCAATCGGCCAGGGCGGTGGTCGGTGCGGTTCGCATCGGCTCCAACGAATGCTGGACGGGCCCGCTGCCGGCGGGCGCGGCGGCGGCGATGAAGATCGTCACCGAAGGCAATCGCTACGAGCCGAACAACGAGCATGAGAAGCTGTTCGCCGCCGTCTCGGCCGTGGAGGGTCTGCCGGCGACGCACATCCGCGCCTGGCCCGGTTCCAGCGACCCGCTGAACCGGGTTGCCGTTACCTTCGCCTCCCCCAGCCGCGGCATCGTCACTGCCGACCCGACCTACGAACAGATCTGGCGGACCGGCGCCTGGCTGGGGGCGAAGGTGACGAAGGTGCCGTTGGGGCCGAACTACCAGCACGACGTGAAGGCGATGCTGGCGGCCGATCCCAATGCCGGGCTCTATTATGTCTGCTCGCCCAACAACCCGACCGGCACGTTGACGCCGATCGAGGACATCGTCTGGCTGGCCGAGAACAAGCCGAAGGACGCAGTGCTCGTCGTCGACGAGGCCTATATCCACTTCGCCGGCACGGCCAATGCCGCCAAGCTCGTGGCATCGCGGAGCGACGTGCTGGTGATGCGCACCTTCTCCAAGCTGTTCGGCATGGCGGGCATGCGCCTCGGCCTCACCTTCGCGGCGCCGACGCTACACGAGAAGATGATGCGATATGACGGCTTCCAGGTCAGCAACATGCTGCCGATGACCGCCGTCGCCTGCGGCACTGCCTCGCTTCCGCTGGCCGCCGAGATCAAGGCCCGGCGCGACGAGATGGTCGCGGTGCGCGAAAAGACCATCGCCCATATCGAGAGCCGCGGCCTCAAGGTGCTGCCGGGCAGCCACGCCAACATGTTCATGGTCGACTGGAAGGCGAAGACGCCCAAGCAGATGATGGACGCCTTCCTTGCCCAGAACGTCCAGATCGGGCGAGCCTGGTCAGCGTACCCCACCATGTCGCGCGTGACCGTGGGATCGGCCGACGACATGGCCAAGTTCCGGATCGCGCTCGACAAGATCCTGATGGCCTGA
- a CDS encoding LysR family transcriptional regulator, which translates to MTDIRALDLNLLKALDALLDTRSVTAAAARLSLTQPTVSGMLARLRDTFDDPLFVRAQRGIMPTPRAEALAVPLKAALAEIEAILQPIAFDPARAERVVSIAATDYAQRVLILPFLALLRREAPGIRVSVRPVDARAMVAQMERGTLDLALTTPDAAAETLRARHLFDERYVCVLRVGHPAAETLDLDRFCALDHAIMSHDGTRFSGATDLALHGVARSRRVVASVPNFTILVDFVKTTDCCALLPFRLVRAEPGLILAEPPLAIPGFTKVLAWHERTQADPSLRWVRERLAAIRP; encoded by the coding sequence ATGACGGATATCAGAGCGCTGGATCTCAATCTGCTCAAGGCGCTCGATGCGCTGCTCGATACGCGCTCCGTGACGGCAGCGGCCGCCCGGCTGTCGCTCACCCAGCCGACGGTCAGCGGCATGCTAGCACGGCTGCGCGACACCTTCGACGATCCGCTGTTCGTGCGGGCCCAGCGCGGCATAATGCCGACGCCGCGGGCCGAAGCGCTCGCGGTGCCGCTCAAGGCCGCGCTCGCGGAGATCGAAGCGATCCTGCAGCCGATCGCCTTCGATCCTGCGCGGGCCGAACGGGTCGTGAGCATCGCGGCAACCGACTATGCCCAGCGCGTGCTGATCCTCCCGTTCCTCGCACTTCTGCGACGCGAGGCGCCGGGCATTCGCGTTTCTGTCCGACCGGTCGACGCAAGGGCGATGGTCGCGCAGATGGAGCGCGGCACGCTTGATCTGGCGCTGACCACGCCCGATGCGGCGGCGGAGACGCTTCGCGCCCGGCACCTGTTCGACGAACGCTATGTATGCGTGCTGCGCGTGGGCCATCCGGCGGCGGAAACGCTCGACCTCGACCGGTTTTGCGCGCTCGATCACGCGATCATGTCGCATGACGGCACCCGGTTCAGCGGCGCGACGGATCTTGCGCTGCACGGCGTTGCGCGCAGCCGCCGCGTCGTTGCCTCAGTGCCCAACTTCACCATCCTCGTCGATTTCGTCAAAACCACCGACTGCTGCGCGCTGCTGCCCTTCCGCCTGGTTCGCGCGGAGCCGGGCCTGATCCTTGCCGAGCCGCCGCTGGCCATCCCGGGCTTCACCAAGGTGCTCGCATGGCATGAACGAACCCAGGCCGATCCAAGCCTCCGCTGGGTCCGCGAGCGGCTCGCCGCGATCAGGCCGTAA
- a CDS encoding PEP-CTERM sorting domain-containing protein: MIQALSILTGAAMLVAAPAAAATLTAGYAGGNGNDGILFDLSSTSTFLLHSFDLNAEFGTYDYRVYHRAGGVGGALADPGSWTLIGTFDALTTAGEGAPTLLDIADLTLSAGTHGFYITDGGAFSVRYSNSATASGAVQAASGPLTLRVGYGADAFGGVTPDRAFNGAISFTAVPEPAAWTVLAIGVGASGGVLRRRRARPARSFA; this comes from the coding sequence ATGATACAGGCACTGTCGATCCTCACGGGCGCGGCGATGCTCGTCGCGGCCCCGGCGGCCGCGGCGACACTGACTGCGGGCTATGCGGGGGGCAATGGCAATGACGGGATCCTGTTCGATCTCTCCAGCACGTCGACGTTTCTCCTGCATTCCTTCGATCTGAACGCGGAGTTCGGCACCTATGACTATCGGGTCTATCATCGCGCCGGCGGCGTCGGCGGGGCGCTGGCCGATCCCGGCAGCTGGACGCTGATCGGTACCTTCGATGCACTGACCACGGCCGGCGAAGGCGCGCCCACGCTGCTCGACATTGCCGACCTTACGCTGTCGGCGGGCACGCATGGATTCTACATCACCGATGGCGGTGCCTTCTCGGTACGCTATTCCAACAGCGCGACAGCGTCGGGCGCGGTGCAGGCGGCGAGCGGACCGCTGACGCTCCGGGTCGGCTATGGTGCGGATGCGTTCGGCGGGGTGACTCCCGACCGCGCGTTCAATGGCGCGATCAGCTTTACCGCAGTGCCGGAGCCGGCGGCCTGGACCGTGCTCGCGATTGGCGTCGGCGCATCCGGCGGTGTGCTGCGGCGGCGCCGTGCGCGCCCGGCACGCAGCTTCGCCTGA
- a CDS encoding rhamnogalacturonan lyase: protein MKRSTRTICGISVAALAAVLAGAAPATAQQIERLDRGVVAVPAIDGGVLVSWRLLATDGASTAFNLYRNGQRLNAQPLSGPTNFVDTGGGASDTYAIKVIANGVEQDRAFSASVWANGAGVIPLDKPADGVVTGPNGTSSSYSYEANDASVGDLDGDGKYEIVLKWEPTNAKDNSQSGLTGPVFLDAYTLAGRKLWRINLGRNIRAGAHYTQFQVFDYDGDGRAEVVAKTADGTVDGQGRVIGDANADWRNANGYVLAGPEFLTVFQGTTGRALSTVNYVVGRHPDTQNPTPAQINAIWGDNYGNRVDRFLAGTAYLDGQRPSIIMARGYYTRTAIAAWDFRNGQLTQRWLFDSGVTSAANPTTGQGNHNLSIADVDGDGRDEILYGSLALDDNGTALWSARSSTGQKLGHGDAMHVGDLDPDRPGLEKFGVHESPGSNGGIGTAMLDARTGAVLWSATASSDNGRGLAADIDPRYRGSENWSSRSQLRSATGQVIANTAKPGSTNFAIYWDGDTLRELLDNVTISKWDWTTQTTRVLMTAADSKSNNSTKATPTLQADILGDWREEVILPSADSTKLRIFATPYPTTYKLTTLMHDRVYREGIAWQNTSYNQPPHTSYYLPDAVR, encoded by the coding sequence ATGAAACGTTCGACACGGACTATCTGCGGCATTTCAGTTGCGGCGCTTGCAGCCGTGCTGGCCGGCGCCGCGCCCGCCACCGCACAGCAGATCGAGCGGCTGGACCGCGGCGTCGTCGCCGTTCCCGCCATCGATGGCGGCGTGCTGGTCAGCTGGCGCCTTCTTGCCACCGACGGCGCCTCCACGGCCTTCAATCTGTACCGCAACGGCCAGCGGCTCAACGCCCAGCCGCTGTCCGGCCCCACCAACTTCGTCGATACCGGCGGCGGGGCAAGCGACACCTATGCGATCAAGGTGATCGCGAACGGCGTCGAGCAGGATCGCGCCTTCTCCGCCTCGGTCTGGGCCAATGGCGCGGGCGTGATCCCGCTCGACAAGCCTGCCGACGGCGTCGTCACGGGGCCGAACGGCACCTCGAGCAGCTACAGCTACGAGGCCAATGACGCGAGCGTCGGCGATCTCGATGGCGATGGGAAGTACGAGATCGTGCTCAAGTGGGAGCCGACCAACGCCAAGGACAACAGCCAGAGCGGCCTGACGGGACCCGTCTTCCTCGACGCCTACACGCTCGCCGGGCGCAAGCTGTGGCGCATCAATCTCGGCCGCAACATTCGCGCCGGCGCACACTACACCCAGTTCCAGGTGTTCGACTATGATGGCGACGGCCGCGCCGAGGTGGTGGCCAAGACCGCCGACGGCACGGTTGACGGCCAGGGTCGCGTGATCGGCGACGCAAATGCCGACTGGCGCAACGCCAATGGCTATGTCCTGGCGGGCCCGGAATTCCTGACCGTCTTCCAGGGCACCACCGGCCGGGCGCTCTCCACCGTCAACTATGTCGTGGGGCGGCATCCGGACACGCAGAACCCCACGCCTGCCCAGATCAACGCGATCTGGGGCGACAATTACGGCAACCGGGTCGACCGGTTCCTCGCCGGCACGGCCTATCTCGATGGTCAGCGCCCCAGCATCATCATGGCACGCGGCTATTATACCCGTACCGCGATCGCCGCCTGGGACTTCCGCAACGGCCAACTGACCCAGCGCTGGCTGTTCGACAGCGGCGTCACCAGCGCGGCCAATCCCACCACCGGCCAGGGCAACCATAATCTGAGCATCGCCGATGTCGACGGCGACGGACGCGACGAGATCCTCTACGGCTCGCTCGCCCTCGATGACAACGGCACCGCGCTGTGGTCCGCGCGCTCCTCGACCGGCCAGAAGCTCGGGCATGGCGATGCGATGCACGTCGGCGATCTGGATCCGGATCGCCCAGGCCTGGAAAAGTTCGGCGTGCATGAATCGCCCGGCTCGAACGGCGGGATCGGCACGGCGATGCTCGATGCCCGAACGGGGGCGGTGCTGTGGTCGGCTACGGCCAGTTCGGACAATGGCCGCGGCCTCGCCGCCGATATCGATCCGCGATACCGTGGTAGCGAGAACTGGTCATCGCGCAGCCAGCTGCGCAGCGCCACCGGGCAGGTCATCGCGAACACCGCCAAGCCGGGATCGACCAATTTCGCGATCTACTGGGACGGCGACACGTTGCGCGAGCTTCTCGACAACGTGACGATCAGCAAGTGGGATTGGACCACCCAGACCACCCGCGTGCTGATGACGGCGGCGGATTCCAAGTCGAACAACTCGACCAAGGCCACGCCCACGCTGCAGGCGGATATTCTTGGCGACTGGCGCGAGGAGGTGATCCTGCCGAGTGCCGACAGCACCAAGCTGCGGATCTTCGCCACGCCCTATCCGACCACCTACAAGCTCACCACATTGATGCACGACCGCGTCTATCGCGAAGGCATCGCCTGGCAAAACACGTCCTACAACCAGCCGCCGCATACCAGCTATTATCTGCCCGACGCGGTGCGCTGA
- the galA gene encoding beta-galactosidase GalA: MQISRRDAIVLGSLAGAAGLPVVGGAARAATTLSAGDAADSPRRVDRLADWRFHLGHATDIEKDFGFGRHQRTYAKAGVTAEASAPAFDDRGWEAVMVPHDWAVALPFAKPAKPAKKDEEDAAAAHGFKAIGRDFPENSVGWYRTPIQVTAADRDRVLWLEFDGVFRDCTVFVNGYVAGRNESGYAPFSVPIGDFLDYDGGANVIAVRVDASLGEGWFYEGAGIYRHVDLVRAAPVHVPRWGSVVRTTLDPQGAAAEIVLELRNRGKVPAELLVRQQILGPDGKIVATLADAPVTVPAGATIDHRAQGRVSAPQLWSVETPRLYRLRSELVAGGRVIDRYETPFGIRTVRFDAARGFLLNERPVKLLGTCNHQDHAGVGTGIPDALHAWRIDQLQSMGSNAWRSAHNPPAAALLDLCDAKGMLMIVEARRNSSDPAAMDELARILRRDRNHPCIIAWSLGNEEPQQGTARGARVTQVMQDLVRTLDPTRPTTFAFDNSWDAGAAKVVDVVGFNYRTDKIPGFKAQHPSVPVYGSETGSTVSTRGAYANDAAKHVVRAYDTEHPWWASTAEEWWTIAATRPDIAGGFIWTGFDYRGEPTPYAEFPSISSYFGVLDTCGFPKDNYYYYRAWWRPDQPMVHLLPHWTWPGREGQPIEVWVHGNCAEVELLLNGRSLGRKPMPRNRHLAWSVPYAPGRLEARGYDRGKRTARDVRETAGPAAAIELSCDRRTPVASGRDVVMVRAEVLDARGRAVPDAANRIRFHVEGDGKVIGVGNGDPTSLEADTASERRAFAGLAQAIVRIGTSAAPLRIRATADGLTGGVIQLLPRRS, encoded by the coding sequence GTGCAGATTTCTCGCCGCGACGCCATCGTTCTGGGCAGCCTTGCCGGGGCCGCGGGCCTGCCGGTCGTCGGCGGCGCCGCGCGTGCCGCCACCACCCTGTCGGCAGGCGACGCGGCGGACTCGCCGCGCCGCGTCGATCGTCTGGCCGACTGGCGCTTCCACCTCGGCCATGCGACCGACATCGAGAAGGATTTCGGCTTCGGACGTCACCAGCGCACCTATGCCAAGGCCGGGGTGACGGCGGAGGCCAGCGCGCCCGCCTTCGACGATCGCGGCTGGGAGGCGGTGATGGTCCCGCATGACTGGGCCGTCGCCCTGCCCTTCGCCAAGCCGGCCAAGCCGGCCAAGAAGGACGAAGAGGACGCTGCCGCCGCACACGGCTTCAAGGCAATCGGCCGAGACTTTCCGGAGAACAGCGTCGGCTGGTATCGCACGCCGATCCAGGTGACCGCCGCCGACCGCGACCGGGTGCTGTGGCTGGAATTCGACGGCGTATTCCGCGACTGCACCGTGTTCGTGAACGGCTATGTCGCCGGCCGCAACGAGAGCGGCTATGCGCCCTTCTCGGTGCCGATCGGCGACTTCCTCGATTATGACGGCGGCGCCAATGTCATCGCGGTGCGCGTCGATGCATCGCTGGGCGAGGGCTGGTTCTACGAAGGCGCCGGCATCTATCGCCATGTCGATCTGGTGCGCGCCGCGCCCGTCCATGTGCCCCGCTGGGGCAGCGTCGTGCGCACGACGCTCGACCCGCAGGGCGCCGCCGCGGAGATCGTGCTGGAACTGCGCAACCGCGGCAAGGTGCCGGCCGAACTGCTCGTCCGCCAGCAGATCCTGGGCCCCGACGGCAAGATCGTCGCCACCCTGGCCGATGCGCCGGTCACCGTGCCCGCGGGCGCCACGATCGACCACCGCGCGCAGGGCCGCGTTTCGGCGCCGCAGCTCTGGTCGGTGGAGACGCCGCGCCTCTACCGCCTGCGATCGGAGCTGGTCGCCGGGGGCCGGGTGATCGATCGCTACGAGACGCCCTTCGGCATCCGGACCGTCCGGTTCGACGCGGCACGCGGCTTCCTGCTCAACGAGCGCCCGGTGAAGCTGCTCGGCACCTGCAACCACCAGGACCATGCCGGCGTCGGTACCGGCATTCCTGACGCGCTGCATGCGTGGCGGATCGATCAGCTGCAGAGCATGGGCTCCAACGCCTGGCGCAGCGCGCACAATCCGCCCGCCGCCGCGCTGCTCGACCTGTGCGATGCCAAGGGCATGCTGATGATCGTCGAGGCGCGCCGCAACAGCAGCGATCCCGCCGCGATGGACGAGCTGGCGCGGATCCTGCGGCGCGACCGCAACCATCCCTGCATCATCGCCTGGTCGCTGGGGAACGAGGAACCGCAACAGGGTACCGCACGCGGTGCCCGCGTCACCCAGGTCATGCAGGATCTGGTGCGCACCCTCGACCCCACCCGCCCGACGACCTTCGCGTTCGACAACAGCTGGGATGCCGGCGCAGCGAAGGTGGTCGACGTGGTCGGCTTCAACTACCGCACGGACAAGATCCCCGGCTTCAAGGCACAGCATCCGAGCGTGCCGGTCTATGGTTCGGAGACCGGCAGCACCGTCTCCACCCGCGGCGCCTATGCCAATGACGCGGCGAAACACGTGGTCCGCGCCTATGATACCGAACATCCCTGGTGGGCTTCCACCGCGGAGGAATGGTGGACGATCGCCGCCACCCGGCCCGACATTGCCGGCGGCTTCATCTGGACCGGCTTCGACTATCGCGGCGAACCCACGCCCTATGCGGAATTCCCGAGCATCTCGAGCTATTTCGGCGTTCTGGACACCTGCGGTTTCCCCAAGGACAACTACTATTATTACCGCGCCTGGTGGCGCCCAGATCAGCCGATGGTGCATCTGCTGCCGCACTGGACGTGGCCGGGCCGCGAAGGCCAGCCGATCGAGGTGTGGGTGCACGGCAACTGTGCCGAGGTGGAGCTGCTGCTCAACGGCCGCTCGCTCGGGCGCAAGCCGATGCCGCGCAATCGCCATCTGGCGTGGAGCGTGCCCTATGCACCGGGCAGGCTGGAGGCCCGCGGCTATGACCGCGGCAAGCGCACCGCGCGCGACGTACGCGAAACCGCAGGCCCGGCCGCCGCGATCGAGCTCAGCTGCGACCGCCGCACGCCGGTGGCCAGCGGACGCGACGTGGTGATGGTGCGCGCCGAAGTGCTGGACGCCAGGGGCCGTGCGGTGCCCGACGCCGCAAACCGGATCCGCTTCCACGTCGAAGGCGACGGCAAGGTCATCGGGGTCGGCAATGGCGATCCGACCAGCCTGGAGGCCGACACGGCGAGCGAGCGCCGTGCCTTTGCCGGACTTGCCCAGGCGATCGTGCGGATCGGCACCAGTGCCGCCCCGCTCCGCATCCGTGCGACCGCGGACGGCCTGACGGGAGGTGTGATCCAGCTGCTGCCCCGGCGCAGCTGA
- a CDS encoding TonB-dependent receptor, translating into MKSKFLALTAVSMAAIATPALAQEQAAAESATAAPQDDTQPNDIIVTGYRQSLRTSLAAKRNADRVVEELAAEDLGKLPEASIAESLARLPGLATNRDRGNGTQISIRGMGPNLVNTLLNGREIASAEGSRNIRYEQFPAELLTGASVYKTPTGSQVEGGLAGQVDLKTVRPLDYKETKIALNARAIYSDLAKDVTDTSPWGYIASASVVTQLLDDTLGLAVGYSGRRQSVATVRTNIFRYQNSFADLDGNGSGAPGHGGAAQDDIPYGYEALERGGDDIRHGAVAAVQWRPSDRLELNGDFLYSHVSFEETQRGFRVGSLAFGNNITGVTTRNGYVTGATITGVQDYGQTINGVNENFFFKDDLYAGGMNAVWRPADGWKLSGDVGYSTTTRNQQYLTLQTDPFNFRPSATFRSGNDSVPVMSFNTSLTDPSLFRVARFQIPNGGAARIKDDLLTLTGDIQREIGAGPLAAIRFGVRHTERTKTYKAMSQFGDIAAANRTVLDPSLINGTYRFKGEFAGLPAIQSIDIYRTVERLFGRINPQESIFDSTSSWRVEEKTSALYGQVDLDGALFGVPFTGNVGLRVVRTETDSRSTALSQNASATVVTPIRVRNDFYDWLPSLNLTFKPTSKLQIRFAASEAIARPPLDDLNAGSGLFDFGTPNASGGNPLLEPFRAKQLDATVEWYFDRDSALTISGFYKDLGTYITRQVTERTLPDANGIPRTVAFTQPVNGNGGTIKGVEVGLQKAFTFLPAPFDGFGVNLNYSYTDSDITVTEADNALGATPLPGLSKHVGNASLYFNKWGFEARIAGRYRSAYVTELGDTDRILFNAPETVLDFYTSYEFPWDSKLRGVKLMFQANNLTDEPFETYYGDRALQGRFEKFGRRFLMGVGYTF; encoded by the coding sequence GTGAAATCGAAATTCTTGGCGCTCACTGCGGTGAGCATGGCGGCGATCGCGACCCCTGCCCTCGCGCAGGAACAGGCAGCCGCCGAGAGCGCGACCGCGGCCCCGCAGGATGACACGCAGCCGAACGACATCATCGTCACGGGCTATCGCCAGTCACTGCGCACCTCGCTGGCGGCAAAGCGGAATGCCGACCGCGTGGTGGAAGAACTCGCCGCCGAGGATCTCGGCAAGCTGCCCGAGGCGTCGATTGCCGAATCGCTCGCGCGCCTGCCCGGTCTCGCCACCAATCGCGATCGCGGCAACGGCACGCAGATCTCGATCCGCGGCATGGGGCCGAACCTGGTCAACACGCTGCTCAACGGCCGCGAGATCGCCTCGGCCGAAGGCAGCCGCAACATCCGCTACGAACAGTTCCCCGCCGAACTCCTCACCGGCGCATCGGTATACAAGACGCCGACCGGATCGCAGGTCGAAGGCGGGCTCGCCGGCCAGGTCGACCTGAAGACGGTGCGCCCGCTGGACTATAAGGAAACCAAGATCGCGCTGAACGCGCGCGCGATCTACAGCGATCTCGCCAAGGACGTGACCGACACGTCGCCCTGGGGATATATCGCCAGCGCCTCGGTGGTCACCCAGCTGCTCGACGACACGCTGGGCCTTGCCGTCGGCTATTCGGGCCGGCGCCAGTCGGTGGCGACGGTCCGCACCAACATCTTCCGCTATCAGAACAGCTTTGCCGACCTCGACGGCAACGGCAGCGGTGCGCCCGGCCATGGCGGCGCGGCGCAGGACGACATTCCCTATGGCTATGAAGCGCTCGAGCGCGGCGGCGACGACATCCGCCACGGCGCGGTCGCGGCCGTCCAGTGGCGCCCGAGCGACCGGCTCGAGCTCAACGGCGACTTCCTCTACAGCCATGTCTCGTTCGAGGAGACGCAGCGCGGCTTCCGCGTCGGCAGCCTCGCTTTCGGCAACAACATCACCGGCGTAACCACCCGCAACGGCTATGTCACCGGCGCCACTATCACCGGCGTGCAGGACTATGGCCAGACCATCAACGGCGTGAACGAGAACTTCTTCTTCAAGGACGATCTCTACGCCGGCGGCATGAATGCGGTGTGGCGCCCCGCCGACGGCTGGAAGCTGAGCGGCGACGTCGGCTACTCCACGACGACCCGCAACCAGCAATATCTGACGCTGCAGACCGATCCGTTCAACTTCCGCCCCAGCGCCACCTTCCGCTCGGGCAATGACAGCGTCCCGGTGATGTCGTTCAACACGAGCCTCACCGATCCCTCGCTGTTCCGCGTCGCGCGCTTCCAGATCCCCAATGGCGGTGCCGCGCGGATCAAGGACGATCTGCTGACGCTGACCGGCGACATCCAGCGCGAGATCGGCGCAGGGCCGCTTGCGGCGATCCGCTTCGGCGTGCGCCACACCGAGCGTACCAAGACCTACAAGGCGATGTCGCAGTTCGGCGACATCGCGGCGGCCAACCGCACGGTGCTCGATCCGTCGCTGATCAACGGCACCTATCGCTTCAAGGGCGAGTTTGCCGGGCTGCCGGCGATCCAGTCGATCGACATCTACCGCACCGTCGAGCGCCTGTTCGGCCGGATCAACCCGCAGGAAAGCATCTTCGACAGCACCAGTTCGTGGCGCGTCGAGGAGAAGACTTCGGCACTCTATGGCCAGGTGGATCTGGACGGGGCACTGTTCGGCGTGCCGTTCACCGGCAATGTCGGCCTGCGCGTCGTGCGCACTGAAACGGACTCGCGCAGCACCGCACTGTCGCAGAATGCCAGCGCCACCGTCGTCACGCCGATCCGCGTCCGCAACGACTTCTATGACTGGCTGCCCAGCCTCAACCTCACCTTCAAGCCGACCAGCAAGCTGCAGATCCGCTTCGCGGCGAGCGAGGCGATCGCGCGGCCGCCGCTCGACGATCTCAACGCCGGCTCGGGCCTGTTCGACTTCGGCACGCCGAACGCCAGCGGCGGCAACCCGCTGCTCGAGCCGTTCCGCGCCAAGCAGCTCGATGCCACGGTCGAATGGTATTTCGATCGCGACAGCGCGCTGACCATTTCCGGCTTCTACAAGGACCTGGGCACCTACATCACCCGCCAGGTGACCGAGCGTACCCTGCCCGATGCGAACGGCATTCCGCGCACCGTTGCCTTCACCCAGCCGGTCAACGGCAATGGCGGCACGATCAAGGGGGTCGAGGTCGGGCTGCAGAAGGCGTTCACCTTCCTGCCCGCGCCCTTCGACGGCTTCGGCGTGAACCTCAACTACAGCTATACCGACAGCGACATCACCGTGACGGAGGCGGACAATGCGCTGGGCGCGACGCCGCTGCCGGGCCTGTCGAAGCATGTCGGCAATGCCTCGCTCTACTTCAACAAATGGGGCTTCGAGGCGCGCATCGCGGGCCGCTATCGCTCCGCCTATGTCACCGAGCTGGGCGACACCGACCGCATCCTGTTCAATGCGCCCGAAACGGTGCTGGACTTCTACACCAGCTACGAATTCCCCTGGGATTCGAAGCTGCGCGGCGTGAAGCTGATGTTCCAGGCGAACAACCTGACCGACGAACCGTTCGAGACCTATTATGGCGATCGCGCGCTGCAGGGCCGGTTCGAGAAGTTCGGCCGCCGCTTCCTGATGGGCGTGGGGTACACCTTCTGA